The Streptomyces armeniacus genomic interval GCGAGCCGGACAGCCCGCCGGTGCGGGTCCACAGGGTCAGCCCGCCGCGCGGAACGGTGAACTCCCAGTCGGGCAAGTGCCGTCGGAGCGCGTCGACGAGCGCGTCGCGGTTCTCGCGGGCCTGGCGGCGGCGTGCGGCGACGGCGTCCTCCCAGCTGCCGTCCGACAGCAGCCCGACGACGGCGAGCTGTTCCAGTACAGGGCTGCCGAGGTCGGCGTAGGCGCGGGCGGCGACCAGGCTGCGGATGACCTCGGGCGAGGCACGTACCCAGCCGATGCGCATCCCGGACCAGATCACCTTGCTGACCGAGCCGACGGTGATCACGGTGGAGCCGCCGGTGTCGAACGCGGCCATCGGGCGCGGCAGTTCGAGGCCCGGTTCCAGCGGCAGGTCGGCCATCGTCTCGTCGGCGACGAGGAGGGTGCCGGCGGAGCGGGCGGCGGTGACCAGGTCGCGGCGCTGCTCCTCGTCGGCGAGGGCGCCGGTGGGGTTGTGGAAATCCGCGACGACGTAGCCCATCCGCGGCGAGGAGTCGCGCAGGACCTGCCGCCACGCGGGCAGGTCCCAGCCGGCCAGCTCCCCGGCCATGGCGACCGGGACGAGCCGGACGCCCGTACGGCGCAGGAGCTGCAGGATGTTCGCGTACGACGGGTGCTCGACGGCGACGCGTTCGCCGCGCGGCGTGAAGAGGTGGGCGAGTGCGGCCACGGCGCCCATCGCACCGGTCGTGATCATGATCTGTTCCGGCATGGTGGGCACGCCGCGCGCGGTGTAGCGGTCGGCGATGGCCGCGCGCAGCGCGGGCAGGCCGGCCGGATAGTCGCCGTGGGTGCGGATGTACGGGGGCAGTTCGGTCAGCGCCCGTTCGAAGGCGCGGCTCAGATACGGCTCGGGCGCGGACAGCGCGGCGCAGCCTAGGTCGAGGACACTCTCCGCGGCC includes:
- a CDS encoding PLP-dependent aminotransferase family protein; translation: MAQWTSAVGAAQLARLLGGPQRAGAPGRASDGAGAGAANGRRTPAYRSLADGIRTLVLEGRVPVAARLPAERELAAALALSRTTVAAAFEELRSEGYLASRRGAGSWTAMPDGNPLPTGGLEPLPPEAAESVLDLGCAALSAPEPYLSRAFERALTELPPYIRTHGDYPAGLPALRAAIADRYTARGVPTMPEQIMITTGAMGAVAALAHLFTPRGERVAVEHPSYANILQLLRRTGVRLVPVAMAGELAGWDLPAWRQVLRDSSPRMGYVVADFHNPTGALADEEQRRDLVTAARSAGTLLVADETMADLPLEPGLELPRPMAAFDTGGSTVITVGSVSKVIWSGMRIGWVRASPEVIRSLVAARAYADLGSPVLEQLAVVGLLSDGSWEDAVAARRRQARENRDALVDALRRHLPDWEFTVPRGGLTLWTRTGGLSGSRIAEAGEQLGVRVPAGTRFGVDGAFEAYVRLPFTLPGVLATEAVKRLAGAAELVRTGGTAGTETPRSYVA